A region of Maribacter algicola DNA encodes the following proteins:
- a CDS encoding amidohydrolase family protein: protein MKRLFKILIVPTLVSFQSCSQKQEEVSQDSRVGLSDYTESFVSLDSSRVALQNVKVIDGTGNPLRDSQTILIENGKILKVGNSNSLQVPNGFYQINLSGKTIIPGIIGMHNHMRIPSSAMLSTSPKLYLAAGVTTIETCGTGNPYEELAIAKSIEDGAQPGPEIINSGPYFTGPDGRPNFVRFTSEKMVRDTIQYWANKGVKWLKVYTDTRPQDLKVIVDEAHKNNLKVTGHLCATTYSEAAEIGINAVEHGFIHSYDYATEREIGTCSGNTDFRTNLAIESDEVKEVQQKLIENEVALGSTLAIFEAQANVAADLRDLEVMAPHHREAYYTREARKQAQGDAWYFKKEWLTKSMAYELQFFKMGGLLVAGLDPGLHNMPGFGDQKNYELFIEAGFTPEEAIQVMTSNGAKLLERSDIGTIEEGKIANLVILNGDLENNPKTIRKVATVFKNGIGYDPKKLINSVKGNVGSETDNLMTYFGQKPPLNRPELFAPNIISKPDRHEFGCTLSKDGTEFYFGVDNNGVMEIHFSNLIDGVWSSQRKLFESDSISYNDPMFSPDQKRLYFISNRSPDGETTKEDIDLWYIERERIESEWSKPINLGLPVNSPLNEYYASFTNDGTLYFASKDKSKDAPRYAFDIYRSEYENGQFLEPEILPESINTNRYEADVFIAPDESYMIFCSIRKNGLGQGDLYISFKNKNGNWTEAVNMGESINTEKHELCPFVSGDGKYLFYTSNQDIYWVSTNILENYRK from the coding sequence ATGAAAAGACTATTTAAAATTTTAATTGTCCCAACACTAGTTTCCTTCCAAAGTTGTTCACAGAAACAAGAGGAGGTGTCGCAAGATTCAAGAGTAGGCTTGTCAGATTATACAGAGAGCTTCGTTTCTCTTGATTCTTCAAGGGTTGCTTTGCAAAATGTCAAGGTAATTGATGGAACAGGCAATCCATTAAGAGATTCCCAAACAATTTTAATTGAAAATGGCAAAATTCTCAAAGTTGGGAACTCAAATTCACTGCAAGTCCCAAATGGATTCTATCAAATAAATCTTTCAGGCAAGACCATTATTCCAGGAATTATTGGGATGCACAACCATATGAGAATTCCAAGTTCCGCTATGCTCTCAACATCACCAAAATTATATCTCGCTGCCGGAGTGACAACTATCGAAACTTGTGGAACTGGAAACCCTTATGAAGAATTGGCCATAGCAAAATCCATCGAAGACGGAGCGCAGCCTGGACCAGAGATAATAAATTCGGGGCCTTACTTTACAGGACCTGATGGAAGACCAAATTTCGTAAGATTTACGAGCGAGAAAATGGTGAGAGATACCATTCAATACTGGGCAAACAAAGGAGTTAAATGGTTAAAAGTTTACACAGATACAAGACCACAAGATTTAAAGGTCATAGTTGACGAGGCACATAAAAATAACTTAAAAGTAACAGGGCATCTTTGTGCTACTACCTACTCTGAAGCTGCCGAAATAGGAATTAATGCTGTTGAACACGGCTTTATTCATAGCTATGACTACGCAACCGAAAGAGAAATAGGTACTTGTAGTGGGAATACTGATTTTAGAACAAACTTGGCGATAGAAAGCGATGAAGTTAAAGAGGTTCAACAAAAATTAATTGAAAATGAAGTGGCCCTAGGTTCTACATTGGCCATTTTTGAAGCTCAGGCAAATGTCGCTGCGGATTTGAGAGATTTGGAGGTAATGGCACCTCATCACCGCGAAGCATACTATACCCGCGAAGCAAGAAAACAAGCACAGGGTGATGCTTGGTATTTCAAAAAAGAATGGCTTACCAAATCAATGGCCTACGAACTTCAGTTCTTTAAAATGGGAGGATTGTTAGTAGCAGGTCTTGACCCAGGTCTTCACAATATGCCCGGATTTGGCGACCAAAAAAATTATGAATTATTTATTGAAGCCGGGTTTACGCCAGAAGAAGCTATTCAAGTGATGACTTCCAATGGAGCCAAGCTTTTAGAAAGAAGCGACATCGGTACGATTGAAGAAGGAAAAATTGCAAATTTGGTCATACTTAATGGCGACTTAGAAAATAATCCAAAGACAATTAGGAAAGTAGCGACTGTATTTAAAAATGGGATTGGTTATGACCCTAAGAAACTGATAAATTCTGTTAAGGGAAATGTAGGTTCAGAAACAGACAATTTAATGACCTATTTTGGTCAAAAACCGCCACTTAATCGACCTGAATTGTTCGCGCCAAATATCATATCAAAACCAGATAGACACGAGTTTGGGTGCACACTCTCGAAGGATGGAACAGAATTCTATTTTGGTGTAGATAACAATGGTGTAATGGAAATCCATTTTTCAAACTTGATAGATGGTGTTTGGTCGTCTCAAAGAAAGCTTTTTGAATCTGATTCTATCAGCTACAATGACCCGATGTTTTCACCAGACCAGAAACGGCTTTATTTCATATCCAACCGTTCGCCTGATGGAGAAACAACAAAAGAAGATATAGACCTTTGGTACATAGAGCGAGAAAGAATAGAGTCAGAATGGTCTAAACCAATAAATTTGGGATTGCCTGTGAACAGCCCCTTGAATGAATATTATGCATCTTTTACGAATGATGGAACACTATATTTTGCATCTAAAGACAAATCTAAAGATGCACCTCGTTATGCTTTTGACATTTATCGTTCTGAATATGAGAATGGACAATTCTTGGAACCCGAAATCTTACCTGAATCCATAAACACCAATAGATATGAGGCCGATGTATTTATCGCACCAGATGAGTCATATATGATATTCTGTTCTATTCGTAAAAATGGACTTGGTCAAGGAGATTTGTACATAAGCTTTAAAAACAAAAATGGAAATTGGACCGAGGCAGTAAATATGGGAGAATCCATAAATACAGAAAAGCACGAATTATGTCCATTTGTATCAGGAGATGGAAAATACCTTTTTTACACGAGCAATCAAGACATATATTGGGTAAGTACAAATATATTAGAGAATTATAGGAAGTAA
- a CDS encoding polysaccharide deacetylase family protein has translation MNFKHLLLTGFLITYQLANCQKMVSITIDDVPNSNRFKKDSYQSVLLNKLDSLKIPIAIFINEGLIYKTDSISKNFELLNNWIQKEYVTLGNHSFNHLRYSTIGIDSFAHEIVNGESISRQLAKKYKKPIKYFRFPFNDLGKDSIQHSQIKDFLQEKGYIITPFTIESSDWMYNTVYEHYLSIKDFKKAKEIGESYLIKTLEYFDFFETLAKEDYQRTINQIYLCHDNKLNADFLPQLITELKKRQYQFINLENALTDKVYQQKDNYFKKWGISWLYRWQATQKERIENMKKEPSTETIMELYEGILKENNK, from the coding sequence TTGAATTTCAAACACCTATTATTAACTGGATTTTTAATCACTTATCAATTGGCCAATTGTCAAAAAATGGTGTCGATTACAATTGATGATGTACCCAATTCAAATAGGTTCAAAAAAGACAGCTATCAATCTGTTCTTTTGAATAAATTAGACTCATTAAAGATACCTATAGCAATATTTATTAACGAAGGACTGATATACAAAACTGATTCCATTTCTAAAAATTTTGAACTTTTAAACAATTGGATTCAAAAGGAATATGTAACATTAGGCAATCATTCGTTTAATCATCTTAGATATTCCACAATTGGAATTGATTCTTTCGCACACGAAATTGTGAATGGTGAATCTATCTCACGACAACTTGCAAAAAAATATAAGAAACCCATTAAATACTTCAGGTTTCCTTTTAACGATTTAGGGAAAGATTCTATTCAGCATTCTCAAATAAAAGATTTTTTACAAGAGAAAGGATACATAATTACACCATTTACAATAGAAAGTTCCGATTGGATGTATAATACTGTTTACGAGCATTATTTGAGTATAAAAGATTTCAAAAAAGCGAAAGAAATTGGAGAGTCTTATTTAATTAAAACTTTAGAATATTTTGATTTTTTTGAGACTCTTGCAAAAGAAGATTATCAACGGACAATCAACCAAATCTATCTTTGTCACGACAACAAGTTAAATGCAGATTTTTTGCCCCAATTAATAACCGAATTAAAAAAAAGACAATATCAATTTATCAACCTAGAAAACGCATTGACTGATAAAGTGTACCAACAAAAAGATAATTATTTCAAAAAATGGGGGATTTCTTGGTTATATAGATGGCAAGCTACCCAAAAGGAACGGATAGAAAATATGAAGAAAGAACCTTCAACAGAAACAATTATGGAATTGTATGAAGGAATCTTGAAGGAAAATAACAAATGA
- a CDS encoding ribonuclease E inhibitor RraB produces the protein MIDKSTILEVFEDIRQKGEWDINRELLYGYFFLDENRQKLKTVGDNLKKNGYTFVDIFKAESEENEKAEMYYLHIEKVEIHSVDSLFERNIEFYKVAEKFGINSYDGFDIGDV, from the coding sequence TTGATTGATAAGAGTACTATTCTGGAAGTTTTCGAGGACATCCGACAAAAAGGGGAATGGGATATTAATCGGGAATTACTTTATGGTTATTTTTTTCTAGACGAAAATCGCCAAAAACTTAAAACTGTTGGGGATAACCTTAAAAAGAATGGTTACACTTTTGTTGACATTTTCAAAGCGGAATCGGAAGAAAATGAAAAAGCGGAAATGTATTATTTGCATATTGAAAAAGTTGAAATTCACTCAGTTGATTCCCTATTTGAAAGGAACATAGAATTCTACAAAGTCGCTGAAAAATTTGGAATAAATTCATACGACGGATTTGATATTGGGGACGTGTAA
- a CDS encoding tyrosine-type recombinase/integrase translates to MFFDIPRPKKPTTLPKLLSRTEVKKIVRVTINLKHNIAIQLYYGMGLRVSELVNLKLEDVDSKRMMVRISVAKGKKDRYVPLPESILPKLREYYIAYKPKLYLFEGQYGGPYAKSSLQQVFKNALRKAGIKKTIGIHGLRHSYATHLLESGADMRFVQELLGHNSIKTTQLYTKVTPRSISKIKSPLDSL, encoded by the coding sequence ATGTTCTTTGATATTCCTAGACCAAAAAAGCCAACGACCCTGCCAAAGCTCCTGAGTAGAACAGAGGTAAAAAAAATAGTGCGCGTCACCATCAATTTAAAACACAATATAGCAATACAGCTTTACTACGGTATGGGGTTACGGGTCTCAGAGTTGGTCAACCTCAAACTGGAGGATGTGGACAGTAAACGTATGATGGTGCGCATTTCCGTTGCAAAGGGAAAAAAGGACCGCTATGTGCCCTTACCGGAATCTATCCTGCCCAAACTTAGGGAGTATTATATCGCCTACAAGCCAAAATTATACCTTTTTGAAGGACAGTACGGCGGCCCCTATGCAAAAAGTAGTCTGCAACAGGTATTTAAAAATGCACTTAGGAAAGCGGGCATAAAAAAGACCATTGGTATACACGGCCTTAGGCATAGTTATGCCACACATCTATTGGAAAGTGGGGCGGATATGCGGTTTGTCCAAGAATTGTTGGGTCACAATTCCATAAAGACCACCCAACTGTACACCAAAGTGACCCCAAGAAGTATCTCCAAGATAAAAAGTCCGCTGGATAGTCTATAG
- a CDS encoding helix-turn-helix domain-containing protein, whose protein sequence is MKVQLETISPDSKSPFRLLHDPKLSHLFYWHFHPELELVYIEGADAKRHVGDHISNFAGSDLVLIGSNIPHLNFDHGVTTSYRKEVLHIKPGFKDTVLRDYPELKQLDRLLDLSRYGVAFYGKTKEEVGTLLKQLYQLEPFEFFISVLNILKRLSQSKEFQLLHKTPYVNKLKNKEQKRMRKIYAHIDERYQEKITLDEMANLCGLTKPAFCRYFKKTTGSTFVSFLNQYRISQAKRLLLMGKHVGEACFECGFESLSYFNRSFKKITGENPSVFKKGYMTG, encoded by the coding sequence ATGAAAGTACAACTGGAAACCATTTCGCCCGATTCCAAAAGTCCGTTCAGGTTATTACACGACCCTAAACTTAGCCACCTTTTTTATTGGCATTTTCATCCAGAATTGGAACTGGTATATATAGAAGGTGCCGATGCCAAACGCCATGTGGGCGATCATATATCGAATTTTGCCGGCAGCGACCTTGTGCTCATAGGTTCCAACATTCCGCATTTGAATTTTGATCATGGGGTTACTACATCGTACCGCAAAGAGGTACTGCATATAAAACCCGGTTTTAAGGATACCGTGTTACGGGATTACCCGGAACTGAAGCAACTGGACCGTCTTTTGGACCTATCCAGATATGGGGTTGCCTTTTACGGTAAGACCAAGGAAGAGGTGGGTACGCTATTGAAGCAATTGTATCAATTGGAACCCTTTGAGTTCTTTATATCCGTATTGAACATTCTAAAACGTTTGTCCCAAAGCAAGGAGTTTCAACTGTTACATAAAACACCCTATGTTAACAAGCTAAAAAACAAGGAACAAAAGCGGATGCGAAAGATATATGCACATATAGATGAACGCTATCAGGAAAAAATAACCCTGGATGAAATGGCCAACCTCTGCGGGCTGACCAAACCTGCTTTTTGTCGCTATTTTAAAAAGACCACGGGCAGCACCTTTGTTTCATTTTTAAACCAGTACCGTATAAGTCAGGCCAAACGCTTATTGCTCATGGGAAAGCATGTGGGCGAAGCGTGTTTTGAGTGCGGATTTGAAAGTCTTTCCTATTTTAACCGGAGTTTTAAAAAGATAACGGGCGAGAATCCATCAGTTTTTAAAAAGGGGTATATGACCGGATGA
- a CDS encoding phytanoyl-CoA dioxygenase family protein yields MQQSKEKIAMGNMAHQDIPGNPSTATSSKQKLNDRSNGEPLRVLSESDWEFWKHNGYIVIKNAITKEQAKKTAEFLWEFDEKDPNDKSTWYAPPRAEMKMKELTGTGMVEVYNHQYLWDNRQTQKVYDAFVDVWGTEKLWVTIDRANLNFPQREGENKKGFIHWDYDPETKPQNVQGVLALADQTDENMGGFQCIPWLYRNYDTWKLTQPEDRDRFQPDISNLEDKIVKVKMEAGDLLIFNSTEPHGIRPNKSGDKVRIAQYISMMPAEEDNEALKDWRINSWKNRVAPEGYAFPGDPRNWEQTRYETAKLSPLGEKLLGLKPW; encoded by the coding sequence ATGCAACAATCCAAAGAAAAAATAGCAATGGGAAATATGGCCCATCAGGATATTCCCGGAAATCCGTCGACCGCTACGAGCAGTAAGCAAAAGCTCAATGATCGATCTAATGGAGAACCGCTTCGAGTGCTTTCGGAGTCAGATTGGGAGTTTTGGAAACACAACGGCTACATCGTAATCAAGAATGCCATAACAAAGGAACAGGCCAAAAAGACCGCAGAATTCCTTTGGGAATTTGATGAAAAGGATCCCAATGACAAAAGTACCTGGTATGCCCCGCCACGGGCAGAAATGAAAATGAAGGAACTTACCGGCACAGGGATGGTGGAAGTCTATAACCACCAATACCTATGGGATAACCGCCAAACCCAAAAGGTATACGATGCCTTTGTAGATGTATGGGGTACAGAAAAACTTTGGGTGACCATTGATCGTGCCAACCTAAATTTTCCGCAGCGGGAGGGGGAAAATAAAAAAGGTTTCATCCATTGGGATTATGACCCGGAAACCAAACCGCAAAACGTACAGGGTGTTCTGGCACTAGCCGATCAAACCGATGAAAACATGGGCGGTTTTCAGTGTATTCCTTGGTTGTACCGAAATTATGATACCTGGAAATTGACCCAACCCGAAGACCGAGATCGTTTTCAACCCGATATTTCCAATTTGGAGGATAAAATTGTGAAGGTGAAAATGGAAGCTGGCGACCTCCTGATTTTCAATAGCACAGAACCGCATGGAATCAGGCCCAATAAATCTGGGGATAAGGTACGTATAGCGCAATATATTTCCATGATGCCTGCCGAAGAGGATAATGAAGCCCTTAAAGATTGGCGTATAAATTCATGGAAAAACAGGGTGGCACCGGAAGGTTATGCATTTCCCGGGGATCCCAGAAACTGGGAACAAACGAGATATGAAACCGCCAAACTATCCCCACTGGGAGAAAAATTATTGGGCCTAAAGCCTTGGTAA
- a CDS encoding SulP family inorganic anion transporter, with translation MRKYLNLFDFKQKVDYKTEILSGLTVALALVPEAIAFALIPGFSPLTGLYAAFVLALVTSIFGGRPGMISGATGAVAVIFVGLILELKRNFPGIEPETILNYVFATVILAGVLQIGAGLLRLGKFIRLVPHPVMFGFVNGLAIIIFMAQFPNFYNKTTGDLLSGASLYIMLGLTLLTMVIIWGLPKLTKAVPSSLVAILVVSAIVLGFGIDTMQVADIMAEGESIKGGFPPLSIPQLPLTWATFKIIIPYAAIVAGVGLIESLLTLNIIDEITETRGSGNKECVAQGTANILSGFLSGMGGCAMIGQSLINTSAGARARLSGITAAVMLLVFIMFGSSLIESLPMAALVGLMFMVAIGTFEWASFKTFGKMPKSDVIVMVLVTLITAITHNLAVAVLLGVVISALAYSWENAKRIRARKYVDENGVKHYEIYGPLFFGSTTLFAEKFDVPNDPEEVIIDFKESRVADMSGIEALNKITERYAKVGKKVHLRHLSKDCIRLLQNADEIIDVNVMEDPTYKVVADRF, from the coding sequence GTGCGCAAGTATTTGAATTTATTCGATTTTAAACAAAAGGTAGATTATAAAACCGAAATCCTATCTGGGTTAACCGTGGCCTTGGCCTTGGTGCCAGAGGCCATTGCCTTTGCCCTGATTCCTGGGTTTTCTCCCCTAACCGGTTTGTATGCCGCTTTTGTCTTGGCCTTGGTGACTTCAATTTTTGGTGGACGGCCGGGAATGATCTCGGGGGCAACAGGTGCCGTTGCTGTAATTTTTGTGGGGTTGATCTTGGAATTGAAACGGAACTTTCCCGGGATTGAACCCGAGACTATTTTGAATTATGTCTTTGCGACCGTTATCCTGGCAGGGGTGCTCCAAATAGGTGCCGGACTTTTAAGATTGGGTAAGTTTATCAGATTGGTGCCGCACCCTGTCATGTTTGGGTTTGTGAACGGGTTGGCCATCATCATATTCATGGCGCAATTTCCAAATTTTTACAATAAAACTACGGGTGATTTATTAAGTGGGGCTTCATTGTATATCATGTTGGGGCTCACGCTTTTGACCATGGTTATCATTTGGGGTCTGCCCAAATTAACGAAGGCGGTACCGTCTTCCTTGGTTGCCATATTGGTAGTTTCAGCTATCGTATTAGGTTTTGGTATCGATACCATGCAAGTGGCCGATATCATGGCCGAAGGAGAAAGCATCAAAGGTGGTTTTCCCCCTCTATCCATTCCGCAATTACCCTTAACTTGGGCAACGTTTAAAATCATTATACCCTATGCGGCCATCGTTGCGGGCGTTGGACTTATAGAAAGTTTGTTGACGCTGAACATCATTGATGAGATAACGGAAACCCGAGGGAGCGGAAACAAGGAATGTGTCGCCCAGGGAACGGCGAACATCCTTTCGGGATTTTTATCGGGTATGGGCGGTTGTGCCATGATCGGTCAAAGTTTGATCAACACGTCCGCAGGGGCAAGGGCACGTTTATCGGGAATAACCGCAGCTGTAATGTTATTGGTCTTTATCATGTTCGGTTCCAGTTTGATCGAAAGTTTGCCCATGGCGGCGTTAGTGGGTCTTATGTTTATGGTGGCCATTGGGACTTTTGAATGGGCCAGCTTTAAGACCTTTGGGAAGATGCCCAAATCCGATGTTATCGTGATGGTATTGGTAACCTTGATTACGGCCATAACACATAACCTTGCAGTAGCGGTGCTTTTAGGGGTAGTCATTTCTGCCTTGGCATATTCCTGGGAGAATGCAAAGCGTATCCGTGCCAGAAAATATGTGGATGAAAATGGGGTAAAGCACTATGAAATTTATGGTCCCCTTTTCTTTGGTTCTACCACGCTTTTTGCCGAAAAATTTGATGTTCCCAATGATCCGGAAGAAGTGATTATCGACTTTAAGGAAAGTAGGGTCGCCGATATGTCCGGTATCGAGGCCCTGAACAAAATCACGGAACGTTATGCCAAGGTTGGAAAAAAAGTGCACTTAAGACATTTGAGTAAGGATTGTATCCGTCTACTGCAAAATGCCGATGAGATTATCGATGTAAACGTAATGGAAGACCCAACCTATAAAGTGGTCGCAGATAGGTTCTAG
- a CDS encoding TlpA family protein disulfide reductase has translation MKVSKFKISDVLFVVFIVLLLIPQTRTPIMVLVNKVKVELFSPGAVSAKEQIQLEPFIYKLENLDGESVKVKVGDGDITFISYWATWCPPCIAELPSIEALYQDYGDKINFVMISNEDPEKIRKFLEKKNFAVPAVIPKMEAPEELYEKTIPTNYIIDASGKIIIKEKGASDWNSEKVRQVLDALIAERDSTMHKKALSK, from the coding sequence GTGAAAGTATCAAAATTTAAAATCAGTGATGTTCTCTTTGTTGTGTTTATTGTGTTGTTGCTAATACCCCAGACCAGAACCCCTATAATGGTTTTGGTCAACAAGGTAAAAGTGGAACTGTTTTCACCAGGTGCGGTATCAGCAAAGGAACAAATACAATTAGAGCCCTTTATCTATAAACTTGAAAACTTGGATGGAGAATCGGTCAAGGTCAAAGTGGGTGACGGGGATATCACCTTTATAAGTTATTGGGCCACTTGGTGCCCGCCGTGCATCGCAGAACTTCCCAGTATAGAAGCCTTGTATCAGGATTATGGGGACAAAATAAATTTTGTGATGATATCCAATGAAGACCCGGAAAAAATTAGGAAGTTCCTAGAAAAGAAAAATTTTGCCGTTCCAGCAGTCATTCCAAAAATGGAAGCGCCTGAAGAGCTTTATGAAAAAACAATCCCTACGAATTATATAATAGATGCATCTGGAAAAATCATCATCAAGGAAAAGGGAGCTTCGGATTGGAACAGTGAAAAAGTAAGACAGGTCTTGGATGCATTGATTGCGGAGCGAGACAGTACAATGCATAAAAAAGCCCTTTCCAAATAG
- a CDS encoding c-type cytochrome, giving the protein MRKLLTVLALGAMVMSCGEKKEEKKEGFEMNRSKKEEVKATETTGGVPVDMDNKGVGPIKNVTFGDEIDADLAAAGEEKFQAICTACHMAEQRMIGPALKGVYERRSPEWVMNMILNPDGMLKEDPIAKALLKEYNNAIMLNQNLSEEDARAVAEYLRTL; this is encoded by the coding sequence ATGCGAAAATTACTCACCGTATTGGCCCTTGGCGCTATGGTCATGAGCTGTGGCGAAAAGAAAGAAGAAAAAAAGGAAGGGTTTGAAATGAACCGTTCCAAGAAAGAGGAAGTTAAGGCTACGGAGACCACCGGTGGTGTTCCTGTGGATATGGACAACAAAGGTGTTGGCCCGATCAAAAATGTAACGTTTGGGGATGAAATTGATGCAGATTTGGCGGCTGCCGGGGAAGAAAAATTCCAAGCTATTTGTACGGCTTGCCATATGGCGGAACAGCGTATGATCGGACCGGCGTTAAAAGGGGTGTATGAAAGAAGGAGTCCGGAGTGGGTAATGAACATGATATTGAACCCTGATGGAATGCTTAAGGAAGATCCAATTGCCAAGGCTTTGTTGAAAGAATACAATAATGCCATTATGCTAAACCAAAACCTTTCCGAGGAAGATGCAAGAGCCGTTGCGGAGTACCTGCGTACGCTTTAG
- a CDS encoding YheT family hydrolase, which yields MPLISSNYNPPLLFRHSHFSTIYNGLFRKVTGLTQVRERIRLSDGDFLDLDWSYATKPSKKVCIIIHGLEGDAQRAYVQGAAKILSTNSFDVCAINLRGCSGVPNERYRSYHSGATEDLVDVIDHLLEMDRHSQIYLYGFSLGGNLLLKYLGENELIPSAIVAAAAISVPCQLADSLGQLLQFKNVLYAKRFKGNLIEKLKIKKEFFPDKIATHDIKKVKTLKDFDDIYTSKAHGFANAMDYYAKSSCLQFLSFIAVPCLIVNAANDSFLGEACYPVKEAEENKNLHLEIPKYGGHVGFHGPRNTTYTEVRSLEFFKTFEG from the coding sequence ATGCCCCTCATTTCTTCCAATTACAATCCTCCCTTGCTGTTCAGGCACAGTCATTTTTCAACCATTTATAACGGACTGTTCAGAAAGGTAACGGGGCTGACTCAGGTTAGGGAAAGAATTAGGCTTTCAGATGGTGATTTTTTGGATTTGGATTGGAGTTACGCCACCAAACCTTCAAAAAAGGTATGTATTATCATTCATGGACTTGAAGGGGACGCACAACGGGCCTATGTTCAAGGTGCGGCCAAAATTTTAAGTACTAATTCCTTTGATGTCTGTGCCATAAATCTCAGGGGGTGCAGCGGCGTACCCAATGAAAGGTATCGTTCCTATCATTCCGGGGCTACGGAAGACCTAGTGGATGTAATTGACCACTTGCTGGAGATGGACAGACATAGCCAAATCTATCTTTATGGTTTTAGTTTGGGCGGCAACCTGTTGTTGAAGTATTTAGGGGAAAATGAGTTGATTCCCTCAGCAATCGTTGCAGCGGCGGCCATTTCCGTACCATGCCAACTGGCGGATTCCTTGGGGCAATTATTACAATTTAAAAATGTCCTGTATGCAAAACGGTTCAAAGGAAACCTCATTGAAAAACTAAAAATAAAAAAGGAATTTTTTCCCGATAAAATCGCAACGCACGACATCAAAAAAGTTAAGACCTTAAAGGACTTTGACGATATTTATACCAGCAAGGCCCACGGGTTTGCCAATGCCATGGACTATTATGCCAAAAGCAGCTGTCTTCAATTCCTATCTTTCATTGCTGTTCCCTGCCTCATCGTGAATGCAGCAAACGATTCCTTTCTAGGCGAAGCCTGTTATCCTGTAAAGGAAGCCGAAGAAAATAAAAACCTCCACCTGGAAATTCCAAAATATGGAGGGCATGTAGGCTTTCATGGCCCTAGGAATACTACCTATACGGAAGTACGTTCCTTAGAATTTTTTAAGACTTTTGAAGGATAG
- a CDS encoding NAD(P)H-dependent flavin oxidoreductase, whose amino-acid sequence MTTKAPFIEKLSLPVIAAPMFLISGPKLVIECCKNGIVGTFPALNQRTSEGFEEWLVEIKTALKEFEAETGKKAAPFGVNLIVHQTNPRLEADLKLCIKHQVPLIITSLGAVSQVVNAIHSYGGLVFHDIIKKRHAEKAAEAGVDGLILVAAGAGGHAGTINPMTLVSEIKKFYTKTVILSGCISTGRDIASALQMGADLAYMGTRFINTEESKAPAEYREMIINAGASDVVYTAAISGVHANFLGASLKAAGITEEDLKKDTKIDFGKELDTEAKAWKTIWSAGQGVANIEDTLPVSKLVTNLKSEFKKAIEEQIKVLETFPK is encoded by the coding sequence ATGACAACAAAAGCTCCATTTATCGAAAAACTCTCGTTACCGGTTATCGCCGCACCCATGTTCCTTATTTCGGGGCCAAAACTGGTGATAGAATGTTGCAAAAATGGGATTGTAGGAACGTTTCCTGCCTTAAACCAGCGTACCAGCGAGGGCTTTGAGGAGTGGCTGGTCGAAATTAAAACAGCTCTGAAGGAATTTGAAGCGGAAACCGGAAAAAAAGCGGCTCCTTTTGGGGTCAACCTTATTGTACATCAAACCAATCCCAGGTTGGAGGCCGACTTGAAATTGTGCATCAAACATCAAGTGCCCTTAATCATCACCTCATTGGGGGCGGTTTCCCAAGTAGTGAATGCCATTCACAGTTATGGCGGATTGGTTTTCCACGATATCATTAAGAAAAGACATGCCGAAAAGGCCGCAGAGGCCGGGGTGGATGGGCTCATATTGGTAGCGGCCGGTGCAGGGGGCCATGCAGGAACCATAAATCCAATGACCCTGGTCTCGGAAATAAAAAAGTTCTACACGAAAACCGTTATCCTTTCAGGGTGCATAAGTACAGGTAGGGATATTGCATCGGCACTTCAAATGGGTGCGGATCTAGCCTATATGGGTACCCGATTCATCAATACCGAAGAAAGTAAGGCCCCCGCGGAATACCGTGAAATGATCATTAATGCCGGTGCAAGCGATGTGGTCTATACAGCAGCGATATCCGGGGTGCATGCCAATTTTTTAGGCGCAAGCCTAAAGGCTGCCGGGATAACAGAGGAAGATTTAAAAAAGGATACCAAAATAGATTTTGGGAAGGAATTGGATACCGAGGCCAAGGCCTGGAAAACCATTTGGTCCGCCGGTCAAGGAGTGGCCAACATAGAGGACACACTCCCGGTTTCCAAATTGGTAACCAACTTAAAATCGGAATTCAAAAAGGCCATCGAGGAACAAATCAAAGTACTGGAAACATTTCCCAAGTAA